The proteins below are encoded in one region of Paenibacillus albus:
- the argH gene encoding argininosuccinate lyase: MSKLWGGRFTKKTDQLVEEYTASIMFDKELAEEDIQGSLAHVTMLGKQGILPLDDVEKIKDGLHRVLQRIKRDDIEFSISDEDIHMNIEKTLIDDIGPVGGKLHTGRSRNDQVATDMHLYLRKRVVEFVDLLQKLQSALVEQAKANVDTILPGYTHLQRAQPILFAHHMMAYVSMFGRDIERLQDSYKRVNTLPLGAGALAGTTFPIDRHYVASQLKFDRVYENSLDAVSDRDFILEFLSQASIIMMHLSRLSEEFIMWSSTEFHFVELDDAFCTGSSIMPQKKNPDVPELVRGKTGRVYGNLVGLLTVLKSLPLAYNKDMQEDKEGMFDTVKTLQGALQLFAPMVATMKVNKDRMRQAVNQDFSNATDIADFLVNKGLPFRQAHEVIGKTVLYCIQQGKYLLDLTLDEFKQFSSLFDDRIYAVLQPEQVVNARNVYGGTAKPQVTEAIARAEVELAATAAWVTEYVERSR; this comes from the coding sequence GTGAGTAAATTGTGGGGCGGCCGGTTTACGAAGAAGACCGACCAACTGGTAGAAGAATATACGGCATCGATTATGTTTGATAAAGAGCTTGCTGAAGAAGATATTCAAGGCAGTTTGGCGCATGTCACAATGCTCGGCAAGCAGGGCATTCTGCCGCTTGATGATGTGGAGAAAATCAAGGATGGCTTGCACCGCGTCCTTCAGCGCATCAAGCGCGACGATATCGAATTCTCCATCTCGGATGAAGATATTCATATGAACATCGAGAAGACGCTGATCGACGATATCGGTCCGGTCGGCGGCAAGCTGCACACCGGCCGCAGCCGGAACGATCAGGTTGCGACCGATATGCACTTGTACTTGCGCAAGCGCGTCGTCGAGTTCGTCGACCTGCTGCAGAAGCTGCAATCGGCGCTCGTGGAGCAGGCGAAAGCCAACGTTGACACGATCCTGCCGGGCTATACGCATCTGCAGCGTGCGCAGCCAATTCTATTCGCACACCATATGATGGCGTATGTGTCCATGTTCGGTCGTGACATCGAGCGTTTGCAAGACAGCTACAAACGCGTGAACACGCTGCCGCTTGGCGCAGGCGCGCTTGCGGGAACGACGTTCCCGATTGACCGCCATTATGTAGCGAGCCAGCTGAAGTTTGACCGCGTATACGAGAACAGCCTTGATGCCGTCAGCGACCGCGACTTCATCTTGGAGTTTCTATCCCAGGCGTCGATCATCATGATGCATCTGTCACGCCTCAGCGAAGAGTTCATCATGTGGTCGAGCACGGAGTTCCACTTCGTTGAGCTTGATGATGCATTCTGCACAGGCAGCAGCATTATGCCTCAGAAGAAGAACCCGGATGTGCCCGAGCTTGTTCGCGGGAAGACAGGCCGTGTCTACGGCAACCTCGTTGGCCTGTTGACGGTGCTGAAATCGCTGCCGCTTGCGTACAACAAGGACATGCAGGAAGACAAAGAAGGCATGTTCGATACGGTGAAGACGCTGCAAGGCGCCTTGCAATTGTTCGCGCCAATGGTAGCGACAATGAAAGTGAACAAGGACCGCATGCGTCAAGCGGTCAACCAGGATTTCTCCAACGCGACAGACATTGCGGACTTCCTCGTGAACAAAGGCTTGCCATTCCGCCAAGCGCACGAAGTTATCGGCAAGACGGTATTGTACTGCATCCAGCAGGGCAAATACTTGCTCGATCTGACGCTGGACGAGTTCAAACAGTTCTCTTCGCTGTTTGATGACCGCATCTACGCCGTGCTTCAACCGGAGCAGGTCGTTAATGCCCGTAACGTCTACGGCGGAACAGCGAAGCCGCAAGTGACGGAAGCGATTGCCCGCGCGGAAGTGGAGCTTGCTGCAACAGCTGCTTGGGTCACGGAGTACGTGGAGCGCAGCCGTTAA
- a CDS encoding murein hydrolase activator EnvC family protein, which translates to MNASVRKGLIFLVVIVLAGLIFQPYQGEAASQVDKINKELAEVRKEMSAATHNRNQAAKDKEYVLSMKAKTAKSVNEVLQQINDVSTQLSNVQTQIDTTESNLQQAGTDLEAAEKRLNTRDKLLKSRIRLMYTNGMVSYLDVLLSATSFGDFIDRMDSLRSILSQDQDILENHKKDKATIEAKKKEIEKSLGEVKQMYGKLADYHDLLKEKENEKEVMVQKYSEQAEELEEISDDQEEMLIKLAKKVSELESQKRKIKVYYTGGKLGMPLQASWHLSSPFGYRIHPISGKRKLHTGMDMAAPKGTSIYAAESGIVLVAQWMGEYGNCVIIDHGGGLWTIYGHIRNGGIMVEKGQSVKRGQKIAEVGSTGNSTGNHLHFEVRKNEEAVNPAPFLK; encoded by the coding sequence GTGAATGCAAGCGTGAGGAAAGGACTTATTTTCCTAGTTGTCATCGTTTTAGCTGGATTAATCTTCCAGCCTTATCAAGGAGAAGCAGCCTCGCAGGTCGATAAGATCAACAAGGAGCTTGCAGAAGTTCGTAAAGAAATGAGCGCTGCAACCCATAACCGCAATCAGGCGGCTAAGGATAAAGAATATGTGCTTTCGATGAAAGCGAAGACGGCGAAGTCGGTCAATGAGGTTCTGCAGCAGATAAATGATGTGAGTACGCAGCTCTCGAATGTGCAAACGCAGATTGATACGACAGAATCGAATCTTCAGCAGGCCGGGACGGATTTAGAGGCTGCCGAGAAACGATTGAATACGCGGGACAAGCTGCTCAAGTCGCGTATTCGTCTCATGTACACAAACGGCATGGTTTCCTACTTGGACGTGCTGCTCAGTGCGACTAGCTTTGGCGATTTCATCGACCGGATGGATTCGCTGCGATCGATTCTTAGCCAGGATCAGGACATTCTGGAGAATCACAAGAAGGATAAAGCGACAATTGAAGCCAAGAAGAAGGAAATCGAGAAATCGCTTGGCGAAGTAAAACAGATGTACGGCAAGTTGGCAGACTATCACGACCTCTTGAAGGAAAAAGAGAACGAGAAGGAAGTCATGGTACAGAAGTATAGCGAGCAGGCGGAAGAGCTTGAAGAAATCAGCGACGACCAGGAAGAAATGCTCATTAAGCTGGCAAAGAAAGTATCGGAGCTTGAGTCGCAGAAGCGCAAAATCAAAGTGTACTACACAGGCGGCAAGCTAGGCATGCCTCTACAGGCGAGCTGGCATCTATCCTCGCCGTTCGGTTACCGGATTCACCCGATCTCGGGCAAACGGAAGCTGCACACCGGAATGGATATGGCCGCTCCTAAAGGGACGTCCATCTATGCGGCGGAATCAGGTATCGTTCTTGTGGCACAGTGGATGGGCGAGTACGGCAACTGCGTCATCATTGATCACGGCGGCGGCTTATGGACCATCTATGGTCATATTCGCAACGGCGGTATTATGGTGGAGAAAGGTCAGTCCGTTAAACGAGGCCAAAAGATTGCTGAGGTTGGAAGCACGGGCAACTCGACAGGCAACCACTTGCATTTCGAAGTGCGCAAGAATGAGGAAGCAGTCAATCCGGCGCCTTTTCTGAAATAA
- a CDS encoding VanW family protein, whose amino-acid sequence MKRSQLYLIWGAIGVCLLVLSAGAGLVWNYASLKTVPKQVSIALTKNGAGLSKQQTLLKSDAVLAAGGMKETDALQLLASRKQALEQLAVTINGSGAVKDGKKRTWTLAELGISVSIADAQRAIEGLHQGSVVDRARYRWHFSKQLEIKVVFDRAKFAQQVLSQWGYINTGEPVNAKRTITARDEVINWPHKDVNRLDTDKMFAQAVTSIETALRDNWSAGGGAASMKPMTWPLKLKVVHPNVTLDRLKEEGVDRLLVSFTTEFATSGAGRAYNVTMTARTLNDWDLAPGEVFDYSTVIKQTNKQYGYRQAPVILNGEFVPGIGGGICQVSSTLYNAALLVGLDMVERRNHSLPVSYLPLGRDATFADDAINFRFKNTTGKHLLIRTSVEGRKLTVKLFGTLPKGVSYSLESATIGTVVPPMKEIAKVGLSRGDRQLLVEGKSGYVVETYRIKKIGGKQVSRARISRDVYKAQPAIYAVSPEQSRLHGGGADKEKPLLEDGVGQ is encoded by the coding sequence ATGAAACGATCGCAGCTGTATCTGATATGGGGCGCTATTGGGGTATGTCTCCTTGTGCTCTCTGCTGGCGCAGGACTTGTATGGAATTACGCTTCGCTGAAGACGGTCCCGAAGCAGGTGAGCATTGCGCTAACGAAGAACGGAGCAGGACTTTCGAAGCAGCAAACGCTGCTGAAGAGCGATGCCGTTCTCGCTGCTGGCGGAATGAAAGAAACCGATGCGCTGCAGCTGCTTGCCTCCCGGAAGCAGGCGCTAGAACAGCTGGCGGTGACGATTAACGGCAGCGGTGCTGTTAAGGATGGTAAGAAGCGGACATGGACGTTAGCCGAGCTGGGGATTTCGGTGAGCATAGCGGATGCGCAGCGTGCGATTGAGGGGCTGCATCAGGGTAGTGTGGTGGATCGCGCGCGCTACCGGTGGCATTTTTCGAAACAGCTGGAAATAAAGGTCGTCTTCGATCGGGCCAAGTTTGCACAGCAGGTGCTGAGCCAGTGGGGTTATATTAATACGGGTGAGCCGGTCAATGCGAAGCGTACCATTACTGCGCGGGATGAGGTCATCAATTGGCCGCATAAAGATGTGAACAGGCTCGATACCGATAAAATGTTTGCTCAAGCAGTGACGTCGATCGAGACTGCTCTGCGCGATAATTGGAGCGCTGGTGGCGGTGCTGCATCGATGAAGCCCATGACCTGGCCGCTCAAGCTGAAAGTGGTGCATCCCAATGTGACGCTTGATCGGCTGAAAGAGGAAGGTGTCGACCGGCTGCTCGTCTCCTTCACGACGGAGTTTGCAACCAGCGGTGCGGGACGTGCTTATAACGTGACGATGACAGCGCGTACGCTAAATGACTGGGATCTAGCGCCTGGCGAGGTCTTCGACTATAGCACTGTCATTAAGCAAACGAACAAGCAGTATGGCTACCGCCAAGCTCCGGTCATTCTGAACGGTGAATTCGTTCCCGGTATCGGCGGCGGCATCTGCCAGGTGTCGAGCACGCTGTATAACGCCGCGCTGTTAGTGGGGCTTGATATGGTCGAGCGGCGCAACCATTCGCTGCCTGTCTCCTACCTGCCGCTCGGTCGCGATGCTACCTTTGCCGACGATGCGATTAACTTCCGCTTTAAGAACACGACGGGCAAGCATCTGCTCATCCGCACCTCCGTGGAAGGACGCAAGCTAACGGTGAAGCTGTTCGGCACGCTGCCCAAGGGCGTGTCCTACTCGCTGGAATCCGCAACGATCGGTACTGTTGTGCCGCCGATGAAGGAAATCGCGAAAGTAGGCCTCTCGCGCGGTGACCGCCAACTCTTAGTCGAGGGCAAGTCCGGCTATGTCGTTGAAACTTACCGCATCAAGAAGATCGGCGGCAAGCAAGTGTCCCGCGCACGAATCTCGCGGGATGTGTACAAGGCGCAGCCGGCTATCTATGCGGTATCGCCAGAGCAGTCGAGACTGCACGGCGGCGGCGCCGACAAGGAGAAGCCGCTGCTGGAGGATGGGGTTGGGCAGTAG
- the ftsE gene encoding cell division ATP-binding protein FtsE, whose amino-acid sequence MIELQDIWKTYADGTHALRGVSVRIDRNEFVYLVGPSGAGKSTFMKLIYREEIPTKGQISVNGFNIGKLKPRKIPYVRRNIGVIFQDYRLLPKLTVYENIAFAMEVIEAPRRIIKKRTLEVLELVGLRGKHNSLPQQLSGGEQQRVAIARAIVNNPAVIVADEPTGNLDPETSWGIMNLLEEINFRGTTIIMATHNKEIVNTLRKRVIAIENGMIVRDELRGEYGYES is encoded by the coding sequence GTGATTGAACTGCAAGACATTTGGAAGACGTACGCAGATGGCACTCACGCGCTTCGCGGCGTTTCCGTTCGTATCGACCGCAACGAATTTGTATACCTGGTTGGGCCATCAGGGGCCGGAAAATCGACATTCATGAAACTCATCTACCGTGAAGAAATTCCGACTAAAGGTCAAATTTCCGTTAACGGTTTTAATATCGGCAAGCTGAAGCCTCGCAAGATTCCATATGTACGCCGCAACATCGGCGTTATTTTCCAAGATTACAGACTGCTCCCGAAGCTGACGGTGTATGAGAACATTGCCTTCGCAATGGAAGTTATCGAAGCTCCGCGCCGCATCATTAAGAAGCGGACGCTGGAGGTGCTCGAGCTCGTTGGCTTGCGCGGCAAGCATAACAGTCTGCCCCAACAGCTGTCCGGCGGTGAACAACAGCGCGTTGCGATAGCGCGGGCGATTGTGAACAATCCGGCTGTCATCGTAGCGGACGAGCCTACGGGGAACCTCGACCCTGAGACTTCATGGGGCATTATGAATTTGCTCGAAGAAATTAATTTCCGCGGCACCACCATCATCATGGCCACGCATAACAAAGAGATCGTCAATACGCTCCGCAAACGTGTCATCGCCATTGAGAACGGAATGATTGTGCGCGATGAACTGAGAGGAGAGTACGGGTATGAAAGTTAG
- the ftsX gene encoding permease-like cell division protein FtsX: MKVSTVIRHLREGLKNVVRNGWMTFASVSSIVISLFILGVFLLLALNVNNLANQIESQVEIRVYLQLNTEQTKINELKNAIGNIPEVKSVEFVSKDQGLELLRKNIGDDGAELLEGYDKTNNPLPDSFTVEVFEPQKIAFAAKQIDAISKADETKPITSVKYGKGTVETLFKITNAVRNIGLVIVAGLGLTAMFLISNTIKMTILARRREIGIMKLVGATNNFIRWPFFIEGALIGLTGSLLTIAILLYGYSRLVEVSQFELGLMMIKLVTLREAGFYVSLLILGLGTLIGIWGSTLSVRKFLKV; encoded by the coding sequence ATGAAAGTTAGTACCGTGATCCGCCACTTGCGAGAAGGGCTCAAGAATGTGGTGCGTAACGGATGGATGACATTCGCATCGGTCAGTTCAATCGTCATCTCCCTCTTTATTTTAGGCGTATTTCTACTGCTTGCACTGAACGTCAACAACTTGGCGAACCAAATTGAGAGCCAGGTTGAAATACGAGTATACCTGCAGCTGAACACCGAGCAGACGAAGATTAATGAGCTTAAGAACGCGATCGGCAACATTCCGGAAGTGAAGAGCGTCGAATTCGTCTCCAAGGATCAAGGGCTTGAACTGCTTCGTAAGAACATAGGTGACGACGGCGCCGAGCTGCTGGAAGGCTATGATAAGACGAACAACCCGCTGCCGGACTCGTTCACGGTTGAAGTATTCGAGCCGCAGAAGATTGCTTTCGCGGCGAAGCAGATTGATGCGATCAGCAAAGCAGACGAAACGAAGCCGATCACGAGCGTCAAGTACGGCAAAGGCACAGTTGAGACACTGTTCAAGATTACGAATGCCGTCCGTAATATCGGACTTGTTATTGTAGCGGGACTTGGACTCACCGCAATGTTCCTCATCTCCAATACGATCAAGATGACGATCCTTGCAAGACGTCGTGAGATTGGCATTATGAAGCTGGTAGGTGCGACAAACAACTTTATTCGGTGGCCGTTCTTTATTGAAGGTGCACTGATTGGACTGACAGGTTCCTTATTAACAATAGCGATCCTGTTATACGGCTATTCTCGTCTTGTGGAAGTCTCCCAGTTTGAGCTCGGCCTGATGATGATCAAGCTCGTGACGCTGAGGGAAGCGGGCTTCTATGTTTCCTTGCTCATTCTAGGCTTGGGTACATTGATCGGCATTTGGGGCAGCACATTGTCTGTGCGCAAATTTTTGAAAGTGTAG